In Candidatus Poribacteria bacterium, the following are encoded in one genomic region:
- a CDS encoding dicarboxylate/amino acid:cation symporter encodes MNENGSNGSKPRASLGLLYGIVIAIVAGAIIGGFAPGFAVHTTILGEIFLNLLKMIVVPLVILSMIVGITNLGDIRNIGSIGGRTVLYYMATTAISVIIGMILVNIILPGKGLSQGEDRADLSYTLSGPEMLTVELSGEFNRTYNNKYIVTLTDQDVRGEVESISGTTVTVKAWHPIATDARYVTTVSGERLLFVDGRLVTIEPQNTGKGIDVNLPIATRVSGKMERTMGSTIKEVFLGNEETGKEGMIPSNVFKAMVRTDILPLIFFSLLIGAALSMLGDIGKPVIAVISGLNEAVMKLVHWIMYVAPVGIFGLIAGRIGEAKGFAGFWPELVAVGKYSATVVLGLGIHGAIALPILLLILGRRNPLNYFKGMATALLNAFSTASSSATLPLTMEGVENQNGVSRRTSSFVLPLGATINMDGTALYEAVAVMFIAQVYAINMDPAQQVVVVLTATLAAIGAAGIPEAGLVTMVIVLRAVDLPVEGITLILSIDWLLDRFRTTVNVWGDSIGAGVIETYESRDSTDAPATA; translated from the coding sequence ATGAATGAAAATGGAAGTAATGGAAGTAAACCAAGGGCCAGCCTCGGTCTGCTCTACGGGATTGTCATTGCCATTGTTGCAGGGGCAATCATCGGTGGGTTCGCGCCAGGATTTGCAGTCCATACAACAATACTCGGTGAGATATTTCTAAACCTACTGAAGATGATAGTGGTGCCGCTTGTCATCCTATCCATGATAGTCGGGATAACAAATTTAGGCGATATTCGCAATATAGGTTCTATCGGCGGACGAACCGTCCTCTACTATATGGCAACAACTGCTATTTCCGTTATCATCGGGATGATTCTCGTTAACATCATCTTGCCGGGGAAGGGACTATCACAAGGTGAAGATCGCGCTGATCTGAGTTACACGCTCTCTGGTCCTGAGATGCTCACTGTTGAGCTAAGCGGGGAATTCAATCGGACATATAACAATAAATATATCGTTACCCTCACCGATCAGGACGTGCGCGGCGAAGTGGAATCTATTTCTGGAACAACAGTCACAGTAAAAGCGTGGCACCCCATCGCCACGGATGCTCGCTACGTGACAACGGTCAGTGGCGAACGTCTATTATTCGTTGACGGACGGCTTGTGACAATAGAACCCCAAAATACCGGTAAAGGCATCGACGTCAATTTGCCAATTGCCACAAGAGTGTCCGGCAAAATGGAACGGACCATGGGCAGTACTATCAAAGAGGTATTTCTCGGCAACGAAGAAACCGGCAAAGAGGGAATGATCCCCTCAAATGTCTTCAAGGCGATGGTGCGGACTGACATTCTGCCTTTAATCTTTTTCTCACTCCTTATCGGTGCCGCTTTATCTATGCTTGGGGATATCGGAAAACCTGTCATCGCCGTGATTTCAGGGCTAAATGAGGCAGTGATGAAACTTGTTCACTGGATCATGTATGTCGCACCGGTCGGCATTTTTGGTTTAATCGCGGGGAGAATTGGCGAGGCAAAAGGGTTCGCAGGTTTTTGGCCCGAACTTGTGGCGGTGGGCAAATATAGCGCGACAGTCGTGTTAGGACTCGGTATACACGGTGCCATCGCTTTACCGATACTCCTCTTGATCTTGGGACGCAGAAATCCACTTAACTACTTCAAAGGCATGGCAACCGCCTTGCTCAACGCCTTTTCGACAGCAAGTTCAAGTGCTACACTGCCCCTAACAATGGAAGGGGTTGAAAATCAGAACGGCGTTTCCAGACGTACCTCCAGTTTTGTTCTTCCCTTGGGAGCGACCATTAATATGGATGGCACCGCACTCTATGAGGCAGTGGCTGTCATGTTCATCGCACAGGTCTATGCGATAAACATGGATCCAGCGCAACAAGTTGTTGTTGTACTGACAGCGACCTTGGCAGCAATCGGTGCGGCAGGAATTCCGGAGGCAGGTCTTGTCACAATGGTTATTGTCCTCAGAGCCGTGGATCTCCCCGTTGAAGGTATCACGTTGATTCTTTCCATTGATTGGCTACTTGACCGGTTCCGTACCACAGTTAACGTCTGGGGCGACAGCATCGGGGCAGGCGTGATTGAGACGTATGAATCCAGAGATTCAACGGATGCCCCGGCAACCGCGTAA
- a CDS encoding RNA methyltransferase yields the protein MSTNTDTKTIQPTGSFRAIPVAVPENLTNIRVILFEPREPGNIGSVARVVKGMGLSQLYLVNPVPFRDVDAAWYMAHGAKDILENCHVVPELKDALEGIQYLVGTTHRRRDVRLPQPVPAREAAETIATISQDKQVALLFGREDFGLSTDQISLCQLTASVPMATKNPSLNLAQAVQIFAYEVFTASLNEYPLSEIDYAEVNALEEFYERVTRLLDKVEVTPYNEDWETYLKSLRRVFSRAPLEARDIATLDMIFSTTFRYIERLEKKVEDST from the coding sequence ATGTCAACAAACACCGACACAAAAACGATTCAACCCACCGGAAGTTTCCGTGCCATTCCTGTTGCGGTACCAGAGAATCTCACTAATATCCGAGTTATCCTCTTTGAACCGCGTGAGCCGGGAAACATCGGCTCTGTCGCCAGAGTTGTAAAGGGAATGGGACTCTCACAACTCTATCTCGTGAATCCAGTCCCGTTTCGCGATGTCGATGCGGCGTGGTATATGGCGCACGGCGCGAAGGATATTCTTGAAAATTGCCACGTTGTTCCTGAACTCAAAGATGCACTCGAGGGTATCCAATATTTGGTAGGGACGACGCACCGTCGCCGAGATGTCCGCCTACCACAGCCCGTCCCTGCCAGAGAAGCCGCAGAGACGATTGCCACAATTTCGCAAGACAAACAGGTCGCGCTGCTGTTTGGACGTGAAGATTTCGGTTTGTCCACCGATCAGATAAGTCTCTGCCAATTGACTGCGAGTGTGCCGATGGCTACAAAGAACCCTTCTCTGAATTTAGCGCAGGCAGTCCAAATCTTTGCCTATGAAGTCTTCACTGCAAGCCTCAACGAATACCCTCTCTCTGAGATTGATTATGCCGAAGTGAATGCCTTGGAAGAGTTCTATGAGCGCGTGACCCGTTTGCTGGATAAGGTCGAAGTGACTCCGTATAACGAGGATTGGGAGACGTATCTGAAATCCTTACGACGTGTCTTTTCCCGTGCCCCGTTGGAAGCGCGGGACATCGCTACGTTGGACATGATTTTCTCTACAACCTTTCGGTACATTGAACGATTGGAGAAGAAGGTAGAGGATTCTACTTGA
- the aspS gene encoding aspartate--tRNA ligase yields the protein MSQETQEATSPCLKRTHYCGDLRLTEVGTTAQLNGWVNRRRDHGGVIFVDLRDRTGITQVVFDPQIDEKAHALADSIRSEYVLNVSGTVRERDPGELLFHADAAYQTELDDGTLSPAFRSLFAEVDTKYTLSGEIEVVTRVAGTRWLLTDLENNRTYHIVIEDMGGEEGLSIYQGTVNPELDTGEIELAVDSLNILNTAKTPPFPVEDDIDVAEDIRMRYRFIDLRRPEMQKTLAMRHKAALAARNYMNEQGFLEIETPILMNSTPEGARDVLVPSRHYPGRFYALPQSPQQFKQILMMSGVDRYFQIARCFRDEDTRSDRQLEFTQLDIEMSFADVDDVLEVTEGLMKRIFEDAGGIPVQTPFLRLPYHESMARFGNDKPDTRFGMELTDLSDVMADCEFQVFTRTLSAGGQVKAIAARGGADFSRKDIDDLTQFVATYRAKGLAWVKVTTEGFSSGIVKFFTTEQLETAQERTGAKPGDIMFFVADKPKVVADALGNLRLHLGKKLNLIDETQYNFLWIVDYPLFEWNEDENRYEPFHHLFTGGTEETLPLLDTDPGKVQSQHYDLVCNGYEICSGSVRIHQWDIQQKVFDVLDITPEEVESRFGYFIDALSYGTPPHAGIAPGLDRMVMLMRNEENIREVIAFPKSQQGLCPLTHAPSVVTDAQLEELSIRVDAEL from the coding sequence ATGTCTCAAGAAACCCAAGAAGCCACATCGCCTTGTCTAAAACGAACCCATTATTGTGGGGACCTGCGCTTAACCGAGGTTGGTACGACTGCGCAACTCAACGGTTGGGTCAACCGCCGTCGAGATCATGGTGGTGTCATCTTTGTTGATTTACGTGATAGAACAGGCATCACACAAGTAGTCTTTGATCCGCAGATTGACGAAAAAGCACACGCCCTCGCAGATAGTATTAGAAGCGAATATGTGTTGAACGTCAGTGGCACCGTTCGCGAACGTGATCCGGGCGAATTGCTCTTCCATGCGGATGCTGCGTACCAAACCGAACTCGACGATGGCACCCTCTCTCCAGCGTTCCGATCCCTGTTTGCAGAGGTCGATACGAAGTACACGCTCTCCGGGGAGATTGAAGTGGTGACCCGCGTCGCTGGCACGCGATGGCTGCTCACCGATCTCGAAAATAATCGGACATATCATATTGTCATTGAAGATATGGGGGGAGAGGAAGGTCTCAGCATTTATCAAGGCACAGTCAACCCAGAACTCGATACGGGTGAGATTGAACTCGCTGTGGACTCTCTGAATATTCTGAATACTGCTAAAACGCCACCGTTTCCAGTTGAAGACGATATTGACGTAGCGGAAGACATTCGGATGCGCTACCGATTTATTGATCTGCGTCGTCCTGAGATGCAGAAAACTTTAGCAATGCGGCATAAGGCAGCACTCGCAGCACGTAACTATATGAACGAGCAGGGTTTCCTTGAAATTGAGACTCCTATTTTGATGAACAGCACACCTGAAGGGGCACGCGATGTACTCGTTCCGAGTCGTCATTACCCCGGCAGATTCTATGCGCTTCCACAATCACCGCAGCAGTTTAAACAGATTTTGATGATGAGCGGCGTTGATCGATATTTCCAGATAGCGCGATGTTTCCGTGATGAGGATACCCGTTCTGACAGACAGTTGGAATTCACGCAGCTGGATATTGAAATGTCATTCGCCGACGTCGACGATGTGCTTGAGGTGACCGAGGGGTTGATGAAACGCATATTTGAGGATGCGGGTGGTATTCCGGTCCAAACGCCTTTCCTACGGCTCCCGTATCACGAGTCAATGGCGCGGTTCGGGAACGACAAACCGGACACGCGGTTCGGTATGGAACTCACCGATCTCTCAGATGTTATGGCGGATTGTGAGTTTCAGGTATTTACGCGCACCTTGTCAGCAGGTGGGCAGGTCAAAGCCATTGCCGCCCGAGGAGGTGCGGACTTTTCACGCAAAGACATCGATGACCTGACCCAATTCGTCGCTACGTACCGGGCAAAAGGATTGGCATGGGTTAAGGTCACGACAGAAGGGTTCTCGTCGGGGATCGTTAAGTTCTTCACAACGGAGCAACTGGAAACAGCACAAGAAAGAACGGGCGCGAAACCGGGCGACATCATGTTCTTTGTTGCTGACAAGCCGAAAGTCGTCGCCGATGCCCTCGGGAATCTCCGCCTCCATCTCGGGAAAAAACTGAACCTCATTGACGAAACCCAGTACAATTTTCTGTGGATCGTTGATTACCCGCTGTTTGAGTGGAACGAGGATGAGAATCGTTACGAACCTTTCCATCATCTCTTCACCGGAGGGACAGAGGAGACATTACCGTTGTTAGACACAGATCCGGGCAAGGTTCAGAGCCAACACTACGATCTCGTGTGCAACGGGTATGAAATCTGTAGCGGGAGTGTCAGAATCCACCAGTGGGATATCCAACAGAAGGTTTTTGACGTTCTGGATATTACACCGGAGGAGGTTGAAAGTCGGTTCGGTTATTTCATAGATGCGTTGTCGTACGGTACACCGCCGCATGCTGGCATTGCACCAGGCTTAGATCGGATGGTCATGCTGATGCGAAACGAGGAGAACATCCGAGAGGTAATTGCGTTCCCGAAATCGCAACAGGGACTTTGTCCGCTCACACACGCTCCCTCTGTTGTAACAGACGCACAGCTTGAAGAGTTATCGATTCGAGTTGATGCAGAACTTTAA
- a CDS encoding fused MFS/spermidine synthase, with the protein MRYIKPIVWLIFIFSGASGLIYQVIWMRQLTLIFGSTVFATSTVLTAFMAGLALGSYYFGRKIDESTQSPLRLYALLEAGIGAFCLVWPLILTALGAIYVLIHRNVTSEFYTLSLIRFVLTFGVILIPSTMMGGTLPVLTRFFVKRLEQLGTNIGILYALNTFGAVIGTVAAGFFLIEALGIRWTLGIGIAINFGVAAIALALTQKVSGTEADEPAEETQQAESEDVPDLPERQLVLWAIGISGFCALAYEVLWTRIMVFFLGSTTYAFATMLAAFLFGIALGSMVFSRWVDRIKQPVAVFGIVQLGIGLFALILMPAFEELYGMSQAFQSTFGSSRFWAFFSCFLVMCLPTFLMGASFPLVTKIYTGSARQLGRSIGNVYAVNTVGSILGAFCAGFILIPLLGIRPSIVLTVVLNTGIGCLLVLRSRQLTETGKSLLQGVGVGMPILNAGLAVILLLTVNQPLFLKSTIFKTQRPGDTLIDYNEEVDATVTTLKDDEGVYRLYVDTNQAADASRWDSPSHRVIAHLPLLLHPRPKQALVVGFGMGLTSHSITQHGVRVDAIELSSGVISAAQKHFTHVNGNVFENPLFSYKLNDGRNHILMTKTRYDMISTGIIHPLVSAGSSNIYTADFYRLCRRILSEDGIMCQWVPLHRLPEAHYKMIVRTFIEVFPHTTLWYKYTPDFVILIGTPGPLRIDYKNFMARAQIASIREGLTADDLDGPSLLDSFMMGPETVRKYAGVGPIHTDNRPRLEFFHGADLVGTTMQNVKGMSEYRERVLPYLENYGATLAEKRVIRERLDTYFRATQRLIRGQIAYASGQYQSAASLMNDAVEINPVDETIRYNFGVVAGLIREGEQEELRQIEKQVQQTMAQNPDDIQGHLHLATLYEMQGELGKATRELEELLRRDPKRFEVYLLLGPLYERQERYKDALRTYERLERQEITSQLPAPIFAAMAGLHLQLGNLKEAERYGKKGIAVDANSWRSHYILGNVFAAMNQPQKQIESYDNALKVLDEIVGVTTDASDLLSAREQIQSELEQLRK; encoded by the coding sequence ATGCGATACATCAAGCCCATCGTTTGGCTCATCTTTATCTTCTCCGGTGCCAGTGGACTCATCTATCAAGTCATCTGGATGCGGCAACTCACGCTCATCTTTGGGAGTACTGTTTTTGCAACGAGTACCGTTCTGACAGCCTTTATGGCAGGACTCGCACTCGGCAGTTATTACTTCGGTCGGAAAATTGACGAAAGCACACAGTCTCCGCTACGACTCTACGCGCTTCTGGAAGCCGGCATTGGTGCTTTCTGCCTTGTGTGGCCCCTCATTTTAACGGCACTTGGCGCGATCTATGTGCTGATCCATCGCAACGTCACATCAGAATTCTATACCCTCTCACTGATTCGATTCGTGCTGACATTCGGGGTCATCCTTATTCCCTCTACGATGATGGGGGGCACACTACCAGTGCTAACCCGATTCTTTGTGAAGAGACTGGAACAACTCGGGACGAACATCGGAATCCTGTATGCGTTGAACACTTTCGGTGCCGTTATCGGAACTGTGGCAGCGGGATTTTTCCTGATTGAGGCACTGGGCATCCGATGGACACTCGGTATCGGCATCGCTATTAATTTCGGTGTGGCAGCGATTGCTTTAGCGTTGACACAGAAGGTATCAGGAACAGAAGCGGACGAACCCGCTGAAGAAACACAACAAGCGGAATCTGAAGATGTACCTGATCTACCTGAGAGACAATTGGTGTTATGGGCGATAGGTATCTCCGGGTTCTGTGCGTTGGCGTATGAAGTGTTGTGGACCCGTATCATGGTCTTCTTCCTCGGGAGCACGACGTATGCCTTTGCGACGATGCTTGCGGCGTTCCTGTTCGGCATTGCACTGGGGAGTATGGTGTTTTCGCGCTGGGTCGACCGGATTAAACAACCTGTCGCAGTTTTCGGCATCGTTCAACTCGGTATCGGACTTTTCGCGCTTATCTTGATGCCAGCGTTTGAGGAATTGTACGGGATGAGCCAGGCGTTCCAATCTACCTTCGGTTCGAGTAGATTTTGGGCGTTCTTCTCCTGTTTTCTGGTAATGTGTTTGCCGACGTTTTTGATGGGCGCGAGTTTTCCACTCGTAACGAAGATTTATACCGGCAGCGCACGCCAATTGGGAAGGAGTATTGGAAACGTCTACGCAGTTAACACGGTTGGAAGCATTTTGGGCGCGTTTTGTGCAGGGTTTATCCTCATTCCACTCCTTGGCATCCGCCCGAGCATCGTTTTGACGGTAGTCTTGAACACGGGTATCGGGTGTCTCCTTGTTTTGAGGAGTAGGCAACTCACTGAAACGGGGAAATCGCTCCTACAAGGCGTAGGCGTTGGGATGCCGATTCTCAATGCCGGGTTGGCTGTAATCCTCTTACTTACGGTGAATCAACCGCTCTTTCTCAAGAGTACTATTTTCAAAACGCAGCGTCCCGGCGATACGCTCATTGATTACAACGAAGAGGTGGACGCCACTGTAACAACATTGAAAGATGATGAAGGGGTCTATCGCCTCTATGTAGATACAAATCAAGCGGCGGACGCCTCGCGTTGGGATTCTCCATCGCATCGCGTCATTGCGCACCTACCACTGCTGTTACACCCTCGTCCGAAACAGGCACTCGTTGTTGGGTTCGGTATGGGGCTTACCTCACATTCAATAACACAGCACGGGGTCCGGGTTGATGCGATAGAATTGTCCAGTGGTGTGATTTCCGCTGCACAAAAGCATTTCACGCACGTCAACGGGAATGTGTTTGAAAATCCGCTGTTTAGTTATAAGCTCAACGATGGGCGGAACCATATCCTGATGACGAAGACGAGATACGACATGATCTCAACGGGTATTATCCATCCGCTTGTGAGTGCCGGAAGTTCCAATATCTATACCGCCGATTTTTACCGACTGTGTCGTCGGATTCTCAGTGAGGATGGGATCATGTGCCAGTGGGTACCGTTGCATCGCTTGCCGGAAGCGCATTATAAAATGATTGTGCGCACCTTCATTGAGGTATTCCCGCATACGACGCTCTGGTACAAATACACGCCTGATTTTGTGATTCTCATTGGCACACCTGGACCACTCCGAATTGACTACAAAAACTTCATGGCACGTGCACAGATCGCGAGTATCCGCGAAGGACTTACTGCCGATGACCTCGACGGTCCGTCGCTACTGGATTCATTCATGATGGGACCTGAAACTGTGCGTAAATACGCTGGCGTTGGACCGATTCACACAGACAACCGTCCTCGATTGGAATTCTTCCATGGGGCAGACTTGGTCGGGACGACAATGCAAAACGTTAAAGGGATGTCAGAATATCGCGAACGGGTGCTACCTTATCTTGAAAACTACGGCGCAACACTCGCAGAGAAGCGGGTTATCCGAGAGAGACTCGACACCTACTTCAGAGCTACGCAGCGGTTAATCCGTGGACAGATTGCTTATGCCAGTGGGCAGTACCAGAGTGCAGCATCACTCATGAATGATGCAGTAGAAATCAATCCTGTTGATGAAACAATACGCTATAACTTTGGTGTAGTTGCGGGGTTGATCCGTGAGGGTGAGCAGGAAGAACTCCGACAAATTGAAAAGCAGGTCCAGCAAACGATGGCGCAGAATCCTGATGACATCCAGGGACATCTCCATCTAGCGACGTTGTATGAGATGCAAGGTGAACTTGGAAAGGCAACAAGGGAACTCGAAGAATTACTCAGACGAGATCCTAAAAGATTTGAGGTCTACCTGCTCTTAGGTCCCCTATATGAACGCCAAGAACGATATAAGGATGCCCTTCGGACTTACGAGCGACTTGAACGACAGGAAATAACTTCGCAGTTGCCTGCCCCTATTTTTGCGGCAATGGCGGGTCTCCATTTGCAATTGGGAAATCTGAAGGAAGCTGAAAGATATGGAAAGAAGGGCATCGCCGTAGATGCCAATTCGTGGCGCTCCCATTATATCCTTGGAAACGTTTTCGCCGCCATGAATCAGCCACAGAAACAGATAGAGTCCTACGACAATGCCTTGAAAGTACTTGATGAAATTGTTGGTGTTACCACAGATGCGAGCGATCTATTGAGTGCCAGGGAGCAGATCCAGAGTGAACTTGAGCAGCTTAGAAAATAA
- the gap gene encoding type I glyceraldehyde-3-phosphate dehydrogenase produces MSTKVGINGFGRIGRNAFRAALQNPALDIDFVAINDLTNPETLAHLLEYDSIHGILSDDIAVTDNGLVVNGKEIRVLAERDPGNLPWGELGVDVVIESTGFFTEREDAEKHITSGGAKKVVISAPAKGEDITIVIGVNDDKYDKSEHHVISNASCTTNCLAPVAKVLHEAFGIESGLMTTVHAYTGDQRVHDFPHSDMRRARAATLSMIPTTTGAAVAVGKVLPELNGKLDGFAIRVPTPNVSVVDLTVDLKKRPSAEAVNASLKEAAVGNLDGILGYSELDLVSSDFNGNKLSSVLDAPFTKVIEDGLIKVLSWYDNEWGYSNRLVELVAKTL; encoded by the coding sequence ATGTCAACTAAAGTAGGTATTAATGGTTTTGGTCGGATTGGTAGGAACGCCTTTCGAGCAGCATTACAGAACCCCGCGTTAGATATAGACTTCGTGGCTATCAACGACTTGACAAACCCGGAAACACTCGCACACCTTCTCGAGTACGACTCCATTCACGGCATCTTGTCCGATGACATCGCTGTCACAGATAATGGATTGGTGGTAAATGGAAAAGAGATACGTGTTCTTGCCGAACGGGACCCTGGTAACCTACCGTGGGGTGAACTCGGTGTAGATGTCGTTATCGAATCCACCGGTTTCTTCACTGAGCGGGAAGACGCTGAAAAACACATCACTTCCGGCGGTGCGAAAAAAGTGGTCATCTCCGCCCCCGCGAAGGGTGAGGACATCACAATTGTGATCGGTGTTAACGACGATAAATATGACAAATCGGAACATCATGTTATCTCTAACGCTTCGTGTACGACGAACTGCCTCGCCCCCGTTGCAAAGGTCTTGCATGAAGCATTTGGAATTGAGAGCGGCTTAATGACAACCGTTCATGCTTATACTGGCGACCAGCGGGTTCACGACTTCCCACATTCCGATATGCGCCGCGCACGTGCGGCAACGCTCTCGATGATTCCGACGACGACCGGTGCCGCTGTTGCTGTTGGAAAAGTTCTGCCAGAATTGAACGGCAAACTCGATGGATTCGCAATCCGTGTCCCGACACCGAACGTCTCCGTGGTCGATCTCACCGTCGATCTCAAGAAGAGACCGAGTGCCGAAGCGGTCAACGCATCACTGAAAGAAGCAGCAGTGGGTAACTTGGATGGAATCCTCGGTTATTCCGAACTCGACCTCGTTTCATCGGATTTCAACGGGAACAAACTCTCCTCTGTTCTCGACGCACCCTTCACCAAAGTGATTGAAGATGGATTAATCAAAGTCCTTTCCTGGTATGATAACGAGTGGGGTTACTCCAACCGTCTTGTCGAACTCGTCGCTAAGACACTTTAA
- the tpiA gene encoding triose-phosphate isomerase, which produces MRTPIIAGNWKLNKTISEAVALATALKASVADATDVDIIVAPPFTALSAVSDAIAGSNIRLAAQDAYWEDSGAFTGEVSVPMLKDAGCDYVIIGHSERRQYFGETHDSVNQKVKAALAHGLKPIICVGEQLEEREAGHTETVIESHVKGGIAGLSDADLSSCIIAYEPVWAIGTGKTATPDQAQKVHNFIRGLLTKGYSAEVASQICIQYGGSVKPENTAELMAQPDVDGALVGGASLEAESFAGIVKRAISSQ; this is translated from the coding sequence ATGAGAACACCTATCATTGCGGGAAATTGGAAACTGAACAAAACCATTTCAGAGGCGGTCGCACTCGCAACGGCGTTAAAGGCATCCGTTGCGGATGCCACGGACGTTGACATCATTGTTGCACCGCCGTTTACTGCACTCTCCGCTGTCAGTGATGCCATAGCGGGTAGCAACATTCGTCTCGCCGCCCAAGATGCCTATTGGGAGGACAGCGGTGCCTTTACTGGCGAAGTCTCTGTCCCAATGTTGAAAGATGCAGGGTGTGATTACGTCATTATCGGACATTCGGAACGGCGGCAATATTTCGGTGAAACGCACGACAGCGTCAACCAAAAGGTGAAAGCAGCGTTAGCACACGGCTTAAAGCCAATCATCTGCGTCGGTGAGCAACTCGAAGAACGGGAAGCCGGACACACAGAAACGGTGATTGAGAGCCACGTTAAGGGCGGTATTGCGGGCTTATCCGACGCTGACCTTTCGTCCTGCATTATCGCTTATGAGCCAGTTTGGGCAATTGGCACTGGAAAAACCGCTACACCTGATCAAGCACAGAAAGTCCATAACTTCATTCGAGGCTTGCTAACGAAAGGGTATTCGGCAGAAGTCGCGTCGCAGATATGCATTCAATACGGTGGCAGCGTTAAACCGGAGAATACAGCAGAACTCATGGCGCAGCCCGATGTGGATGGTGCACTCGTTGGCGGGGCAAGTCTTGAGGCAGAATCGTTCGCGGGAATCGTGAAAAGAGCAATCAGCAGTCAGTAA
- the secG gene encoding preprotein translocase subunit SecG, with translation MEIIIGFVVFLFVPVCVVLTLIILLQDSKGEGLSSSAFGGAEMQSVLGGRGAATFLGKLTTWLAIGFMVISLFLMRFYGEDRGGELTPLEQETTQEATTEPVDTTGEGSIEVTTDGGSGGTADDASKTELDSGTTDNTE, from the coding sequence ATGGAAATTATTATTGGTTTCGTAGTATTTCTCTTCGTACCGGTCTGCGTCGTCTTGACGCTAATCATTTTGTTACAGGACAGCAAGGGTGAAGGACTTTCATCGAGCGCATTTGGTGGTGCCGAAATGCAGTCTGTTCTCGGAGGACGCGGTGCAGCAACCTTCCTAGGTAAACTGACGACATGGCTTGCTATCGGGTTCATGGTTATCTCACTGTTCCTGATGCGTTTCTACGGCGAAGATAGGGGTGGTGAACTCACACCGCTCGAACAGGAAACAACACAAGAAGCCACTACCGAACCTGTTGACACTACAGGCGAAGGAAGCATTGAAGTGACTACAGATGGAGGCAGCGGAGGCACAGCCGACGACGCATCAAAGACAGAACTCGATAGTGGTACCACTGACAACACAGAGTAG
- a CDS encoding Gfo/Idh/MocA family oxidoreductase translates to MQGKTRWGILGPGTISQKLATALKAIPDTEITAVGSRDLQRANAFGNKFRIPHRHGNYADLAHNPEVDVIYVATPHPFHKECAMFCLEAGKAVLCEKPLTVDAKQAEELIVCARQNNQFLMEAMWTRFLPVIVKVQEWLAEGAIGEPRLLTADKASRQTLSTEILEGRLFNPELGGGGLLDVGVYTIALASMVFGAPAQIRSLAHIGETDVDEQASILLGYDAGQIANLFCAIRTETPSEARITGTKGSIHIPEFWQATSATLTRTGRDPVHIEIPFKSNGFENQAMEVINCLREGKLESDVMPLDESLSIMRTMDTIRSQWGLKYPKFKSVFATPENETGVIICPKS, encoded by the coding sequence ATGCAAGGGAAAACAAGATGGGGCATACTGGGTCCCGGCACCATTTCACAGAAACTCGCCACTGCATTGAAAGCGATTCCCGATACAGAAATTACGGCTGTCGGCTCTCGAGACCTCCAAAGAGCCAACGCATTTGGGAATAAGTTTCGTATTCCACACAGACACGGGAATTACGCCGATCTTGCCCACAACCCTGAAGTAGATGTTATTTACGTGGCAACACCACATCCCTTTCACAAAGAGTGTGCAATGTTCTGTCTGGAAGCCGGAAAAGCGGTTCTATGTGAAAAGCCTCTCACTGTAGACGCGAAACAAGCTGAAGAACTGATCGTATGCGCACGGCAAAATAACCAATTTCTGATGGAAGCCATGTGGACCCGCTTTCTTCCCGTAATCGTTAAAGTTCAGGAATGGTTAGCCGAGGGTGCCATAGGCGAACCGCGTCTACTAACAGCAGACAAAGCCTCTCGTCAGACACTGAGCACTGAGATCCTCGAAGGCAGGCTCTTCAATCCAGAACTCGGCGGTGGCGGACTCCTGGACGTTGGGGTCTATACGATCGCGCTGGCATCCATGGTATTTGGCGCGCCCGCTCAAATCAGAAGTCTCGCACACATCGGGGAAACCGATGTGGACGAACAAGCCTCTATCCTGTTAGGCTACGATGCTGGGCAAATCGCCAACCTATTCTGCGCCATCAGAACCGAGACCCCAAGCGAGGCACGCATCACCGGAACCAAGGGGTCAATACATATTCCTGAATTCTGGCAAGCGACTTCTGCAACGCTCACTCGGACCGGAAGGGATCCTGTCCACATCGAAATCCCGTTCAAAAGCAACGGCTTCGAGAACCAAGCAATGGAGGTTATCAACTGTCTCCGGGAAGGGAAACTTGAAAGCGATGTGATGCCACTGGATGAGTCTCTATCCATCATGAGGACTATGGATACTATCAGATCTCAATGGGGATTGAAATATCCGAAGTTTAAGTCTGTTTTTGCTACGCCTGAAAACGAAACTGGGGTAATAATATGTCCAAAATCTTGA